One Setaria viridis chromosome 3, Setaria_viridis_v4.0, whole genome shotgun sequence DNA window includes the following coding sequences:
- the LOC117850051 gene encoding 2'-deoxymugineic-acid 2'-dioxygenase, giving the protein MENMLHLAPSQALPLDRCIFSSEHQLPQAISATASLPVIDMSRGRSEVRRAILDAGMEFGFFMVVNHGIPEEVTRDMEDVCEEFFQLPAADKAYMYSEDRHKPNRIFSGTTYETGGEKYWRDCLRLACPFPIGDGTKDWPHTPQRLRGVIENFTTLTRGVGMELLQLLCEAMGLRPDYFEGDISGGDVILNINHYPTCPNPSKTLGLPPHCDRNLITLLLPGKVYGLDVAYKGDWIKVEPVPGAFIVNFGQQLEVVTNGLLKSIEHRVVTSSTLPRTAVATFIMPTPDCLIGPAKEFITEDKPPCYRTVKFRDFMRIYNVVKLGSSINLTTDLKNVQKEI; this is encoded by the exons ATGGAGAACATGCTCCACCTCGCGCCGTCCCAGGCGTTGCCCTTGGACCGCTGCATCTTCTCGTCCGAGCATCAGCTGCCGCAAGCCATCTCCGCCACCGCGTCCCTGCCCGTCATCGACATGTCCCGTGGCCGCAGCGAGGTCCGCCGCGCCATCCTCGATGCCGGCATGGAGTTCGGCTTCTTCATG GTGGTGAACCACGGTATCCCTGAGGAGGTGACCCGGGACATGGAGGACGTGTGCGAGGAGTTCTTCCAGCTGCCGGCGGCGGACAAGGCGTACATGTACTCGGAGGATAGGCACAAGCCCAACCGGATCTTCTCCGGCACCACCTACGAGACCGGCGGCGAGAAGTACTGGCGGGACTGCCTCCGCCTTGCCTGCCCGTTCCCCATCGGCGACGGCACAAAGGACTGGCCCCACACGCCCCAGAGGCTCCG TGGGGTTATCGAGAACTTCACCACACTGACGAGGGGAGTCGGGATggagctgctgcagctgctgtgcGAGGCCATGGGGCTCCGGCCTGACTACTTCGAGGGCGACATCAGCGGCGGCGACGTTATCCTCAACATCAACCACTACCCTACATGCCCCAACCCGAGCAAGACGCTGGGCCTGCCGCCGCACTGCGACCGCAACCTCatcaccctcctcctccccggcaaGGTCTACGGCCTCGACGTCGCCTACAAGGGAGACTGGATAAAGGTTGAGCCCGTGCCTGGCGCCTTCATCGTCAACTTCGGCCAGCAACTCGag GTGGTGACCAATGGATTGCTCAAGAGCATCGAGCACCGCGTGGTGACCAGCTCCACGCTGCCGCGGACGGCGGTGGCAACTTTCATCATGCCCACACCGGACTGCCTCATCGGCCCTGCAAAGGAGTTCATCACCGAGGACAAACCACCGTGCTACCGCACCGTCAAGTTCCGCGACTTCATGCGCATCTACAATGTCGTCAAATTGGGGTCGTCCATCAATCTCACCACAGATCTCAAGAATGTCCAGAAGGAGATATGA
- the LOC117847839 gene encoding putative receptor protein kinase ZmPK1 yields MNSALAVASTLLLPIAVGLLLPLPPTGVARGSLTRGADIAVEDHATDFLVSPDGTFACGFYNVSPTVFTVSVWFARAAGRTVVWTTAPGRPVHSRGARLALDRRGGALVLTDYDGAVVWNSTTQAASASRARLHDTGNLVLEDGDGRALWQSFDSPTDTLLPAQRFTAARHLVSRGGRGRLLAAGYYSLGFSDYAMLSLFYDNHNFSSIYWPNPYNNYVANKRKIYNFTREAALDALGQFFSSDAAGFVAADLGAGVRRRLTLDSDGDLRLYSLDAATGAWTVAWMAFGNPCIIHGVCGANAVCLYAPAPACVCAPGHERADAGDWTRGCRPVFRRDCSRPTKLAALPHTDFWGYDLNDGEIVPFHACAQRCLATCACVAFQHKQNMECYLKSVLFNGRTFPGLPGTVYIKVPADFDMPEFHVRQWREHGGGLAIDEDIPRCDVANGGEEVLLNFSTHNGPRDVGKAVWPYLYGFLSALLVVEAVVIGFGCWLFSSRGLFRPSRVWAIEEGYKLITNNFQRYTYSEIKRATGNFTDMIGSGGSGVVYKGILEDDRVVAVKVLKNVSQSEQEFQSELSVIGRIYHMNLVRMWGCCSEGKHRILVSEHIENGSLAKMLFDREPSDAVLGWNQRFQIALGVAKGLAYLHSECLEWIIHCDMKPENILLDKDLEPKITDFGLAKLLNRDGSDANLSRIRGTRGYMAPEWVSSLPITEKVDVYSYGVVLLELVKGVRISDWVIHGVRFSDMDTRMVVRAIHDEMETSDHERWVKELIDNRLNGEFNPVQAKAMLKIAVSCLEEDRSKRPNMSSVLQALMSVEDEAR; encoded by the coding sequence ATGAACTCTGCCCTCGCCGTCGCGTCCACACTGCTGCTGCCGATCGCTGTCGGCTTGCTCCTCCCACTGCCGCCCACCGGAGTGGCTCGCGGCAGCCTCACCCGGGGCGCTGACATCGCCGTCGAGGACCACGCCACCGACTTCTTGGTCTCCCCGGACGGCACGTTCGCCTGCGGGTTCTACAACGTCTCCCCCACCGTCTTCACCGTCTCCGTCTGgttcgcgcgcgccgccggccgcaccgtgGTCTGGACCACCGCGCCCGGGCGCCCCGTGCACAGCCGGGGCGCCCGCCTCGCCCTcgaccggcgcggcggcgcgctcgtcCTCACGGACTACGACGGCGCGGTGGTCTGGAACTCCACCACccaggcggcgtcggcgtcgcgcgCCCGGCTCCACGACACGGGCAACCTCGTGctcgaggacggcgacggccgcgcgctgtggcagagcttcgaCAGCCCCACGGACACGCTGCTGCCCGCGCAGCGGTTCACGGCGGCGAGGCACCTGGTgtcgcgcggcggccggggcaggctgctcgccgccggctaCTACAGCCTGGGCTTCAGCGATTACGCCATGCTCTCCCTCTTCTACGACAACCACAACTTCTCCAGCATCTACTGGCCTAACCCCTACAACAACTACGTCGCCAACAAGCGCAAGATCTACAACTTCACCCGCGAGGCCGCGCTCGATGCGCTCGGTCAGTTCTTCTCCAGCGACGCCGCCGgcttcgtcgccgccgacctcggCGCCGGCGTCAGGAGGCGCCTGACGCTGGACTCCGACGGCGACCTCAGGCTCTACAGCCTCGACGCGGCGACGGGGGCGTGGACGGTGGCGTGGATGGCGTTCGGCAACCCCTGCATCATCCACGGCGTCTGCGGCGCCAACGCCGTGTGCCTCTACGCGCCAGCGCCGGCGTGCGTCTGCGCGCCGGGCCACGAGCGTGCCGACGCAGGCGACTGGACCAGGGGTTGCCGTCCGGTGTTCCGCCGCGACTGCTCGCGGCCGACGAAGCTGGCGGCGCTGCCGCACACCGACTTCTGGGGCTACGATCTCAACGACGGCGAGATCGTCCCGTTCCACGCGTGCGCGCAGAGGTGCCTCGCCACCTGCGCGTGCGTCGCGTTCCAGCACAAGCAGAACATGGAGTGCTACCTCAAGAGCGTCCTCTTCAACGGCAGGACCTTCCCGGGCTTGCCGGGGACCGTGTACATCAAGGTCCCGGCCGACTTCGACATGCCAGAGTTCCACGTGCGTCAATGGcgggagcacggcggcggcctcgccatCGACGAGGACATCCCCAGGTGCGACGTCGCCAATGGCGGCGAAGAGGTTCTCCTTAATTTCTCCACCCATAATGGCCCGAGAGACGTGGGGAAGGCAGTGTGGCCGTACTTGTACGGATTCTTATCGGCGTTGCTCGTCGTCGAGGCGGTCGTCATCGGGTTCGGCTGCTGGCTCTTCTCTAGCAGGGGGCTCTTCAGGCCATCAAGGGTGTGGGCGATCGAGGAAGgttacaagctgatcaccaacAACTTCCAGAGGTACACCTACTCGGAGATCAAGCGAGCCACCGGCAACTTCACCGACATgatcggcagcggcggctcggGAGTAGTTTACAAGGGGATCCTTGAGGATGACAGGGTAGTGGCCGTCAAGGTGCTCAAGAACGTGAGCCAGAGTGAGCAGGAGTTCCAGTCGGAGCTGAGTGTGATAGGAAGGATCTACCACATGAACCTGGTCAGGATGTGGGGTTGCTGCTCTGAAGGGAAACACAGGATTCTGGTCTCTGAACACATCGAAAATGGGTCACTTGCGAAGATGCTGTTTGACAGGGAACCATCGGATGCTGTTCTTGGATGGAATCAACGTTTTCAGATCGCTTTAGGCGTTGCGAAAGGATTGGCTTACCTCCATAGTGAGTGCTTGGAATGGATCATCCACTGTGACATGAAGCCTGAGAACATACTTCTGGACAAGGATTTGGAGCCTAAAATAACCGATTTCGGGTTGGCGAAACTTCTAAACCGAGATGGTTCTGATGCGAATCTGTCTCGGATTAGGGGAACCAGAGGGTACATGGCCCCAGAGTGGGTGTCTAGCTTACCGATCACAGAAAAGGTTGATGTGTATAGCTACGGAGTTGTGCTACTTGAGCTAGTGAAGGGGGTTAGGATTTCAGATTGGGTGATTCATGGGGTTAGATTTTCTGACATGGATACTAGGATGGTTGTTAGGGCAATCCATGATGAGATGGAAACCAGCGATCATGAAAGATGGGTGAAGGAACTTATCGACAATCGACTTAATGGTGAATTCAATCCTGTGCAAGCGAAGGCGATGCTTAAGATCGCCGTTTCATGCCTGGAAGAAGATAGGAGCAAGCGGCCCAACATGAGCTCAGTTTTGCAGGCACTCATGTCAGTTGAAGATGAAGCAAGGTGA
- the LOC117850415 gene encoding mugineic-acid 3-dioxygenase gives MASTLNLTPVHAPSIPDCFLLPADQLRPATAAVSLPVVDMSRDRDEVRRAILDSGKEYGFIQVVNHSISEQVMRDMDAVCHEFFQMPTEDKAEFYSEDKSIRNRLFSGSSFETLGEKYWLDVLELLYPLPSGDTSGWPHKPQRLREVVGNYTGLARGLAMEILQLLCEGLGLRPDFFVGDISGGRVVVDINYYPPCPDPSRTLGLPPHCDRDLMTVLLPGAVPGLDIAYKGGWIKVLPVPNSIIINFGLQLEVVTNGLLRGVEHRASTNSAKPRLSVAAFIVPADDCVVGPAEEFISEDNPPRYRTLTVGEFKRKHNVVNLGSSINQIADLENIQKEM, from the exons ATGGCGAGCACGCTGAACCTGACCCCGGTGCACGCGCCATCGATCCCGGACTGCTTCCTCTTGCCGGCCGATCAACTCCGCCCAGCCACCGCCGCTGTCTCCCTGCCCGTCGTCGACATGTCCCGCGACCGCGACGAGGTCCGTCGCGCCATCCTCGACTCCGGCAAGGAGTACGGCTTCATCCAG GTGGTGAACCATAGCATCTCTGAGCAGGTGATGCGGGACATGGATGCGGTGTGCCACGAGTTCTTCCAGATGCCCACGGAGGACAAGGCTGAGTTTTACTCTGAAGACAAGAGCATTCGCAACAGGCTCTTCTCCGGCTCCAGCTTCGAGACCCTCGGCGAGAAGTACTGGCTGGACGTCCTCGAGCTCCTCTACCCCCTGCCCTCCGGCGACACCTCGGGCTGGCCCCACAAGCCGCAGAGGCTCAGGGAGGTTGTTGGGAACTACACCGGGCTGGCAAGAGGCCTGGCCATGGAGATCCTGCAGCTGCTGTGCGAGGGCCTGGGCCTCCGCCCCGACTTCTTCGTCGGCGACATCAgcggcggccgcgtcgtcgtcgacaTCAACTACTACCCGCCGTGCCCGGACCCGAGCAGGACGCTGGGCCTGCCGCCGCACTGCGACCGGGACCTCATGaccgtcctcctccccggcgccgtCCCTGGCCTCGACATCGCCTACAAGGGCGGCTGGATCAAGGTCCTCCCCGTGCCAAActccatcatcatcaacttCGGCCTGCAGCTCGAGGTCGTCACCAACGGGTTGCTCAGGGGCGTGGAGCACCGCGCCAGCACCAACTCGGCCAAGCCGCggctgtcggtggcggcgtTCATCGTGCCGGCGGACGACTGCGTCGTCGGCCCCGCGGAGGAGTTCATCAGCGAGGACAACCCTCCGCGCTACCGCACCCTCACCGTCGGCGAGTTCAAGCGCAAGCACAACGTCGTCAACCTGGGGTCCTCCATCAACCAGATCGCCGACCTCGAGAACATCCAGAAGGAGATGTGA
- the LOC117847643 gene encoding mugineic-acid 3-dioxygenase — protein MENKNMLQLLPTHTSAIPDCFVLPADQLKAATIAAVLLPVIDMSRGRDEIRRAILDAGREHGFFQVINHGVPEQVLRDMEAVCHEFFQLPAADKAEFYSEDKSKPNRLFSGTNYETLGERYWRDCLRLVYPLPSGDTSGWPHKPLRLREVVGNYTGLARGLVMEILQLLCEGLGLRPDYFVGDISGGRVALDINSYPPCPDPSRTLGLPPHCDRDLITVLLPGAVPGLEVAYKGDWIKVQPVPNSFVVNFGLQLEVVTNGMLKSVEHRAATNSAEPRISVATFIVPADDCVVGPAEEFVGEDNPPRYRTMRVGDFKRMHNVVNLGSSLNQITNLKNNQKGI, from the exons ATGGAGAACAAGAACATGCTCCAGCTGCTCCCAACACACACGTCGGCGATCCCGGACTGCTTCGTCCTGCCGGCCGACCAGCTCAAGGCGGCCACCATCGCCGCTGTCTTGCTGCCCGTCATCGACATGTCCCGCGGCCGAGACGAGATCCGCCGCGCCATCCTCGACGCCGGCAGGGAGCACGGCTTCTTCCAG GTGATCAACCACGGCGTCCCCGAGCAGGTGCTGCGGGACATGGAGGCGGTGTGCCACGAGTTCTTCCAGCTGCCGGCGGCGGACAAGGCGGAGTTCTACTCGGAGGACAAGAGCAAGCCCAACAGGCTCTTCTCCGGCACCAACTACGAGACCCTCGGCGAGAGGTACTGGCGCGACTGCCTCCGCCTCGTCTACCCCTTGCCCTCCGGCGACACCTCGGGCTGGCCCCACAAGCCACTGAGGCTCAGGGAGGTTGTTGGGAACTACACCGGGCTGGCAAGAGGCCTGGTCATGGAGATCCTGCAACTGCTGTGCGAGGGCCTGGGCCTCCGCCCCGACTACTTCGTCGGGGACATCAGCGGCGGCCGCGTGGCCCTCGACATCAACAGCTACCCGCCGTGCCCGGACCCGAGCAGGACGCTGGGCCTGCCGCCGCACTGCGACCGGGACCTCATCaccgtcctcctccccggcgctgTCCCCGGCCTCGAGGTCGCCTACAAGGGTGACTGGATCAAGGTCCAGCCAGTCCCCAACTCCTTCGTCGTCAACTTCGGCCTGCAGCTCGAG GTTGTGACCAACGGGATGCTGAAGAGCGTGGAGCACCGCGCGGCCACCAACTCGGCGGAGCCGCGGATCTCGGTGGCGACGTTCATCGTGCCGGCGGACGACTGCGTCGTCGGCCCTGCGGAGGAGTTCGTCGGCGAGGACAACCCACCGCGCTACCGCACCATGAGGGTCGGCGACTTCAAGCGCAtgcacaacgttgtcaatctgGGGTCCTCGCTCAATCAGATCACTAACCTCAAGAACAACCAGAAGGGTATATGA